In Helianthus annuus cultivar XRQ/B chromosome 9, HanXRQr2.0-SUNRISE, whole genome shotgun sequence, the following are encoded in one genomic region:
- the LOC118481990 gene encoding axial regulator YABBY 5-like encodes MMSSSSTWADVPSAASEQLCYIDCPFCNIVLAVSVPCSSLFDTVTITCGNCNNMWPVNVDVTTALHLSHTGSTSSFQDSSSSHHQHGGNLIMPNYMRPMTIVPYPPSITNAQEINDSSPEKRKRIPTLHNQFIK; translated from the exons ATGATGTCAAGCAGCTCTACCTGGGCAGATGTACCATCAGCGGCTTCTGAGCAGCTTTGTTACATTGATTGCCCTTTCTGCAATATTGTTCTTGCT GTAAGTGTACCATGCAGCAGCTTGTTTGATACAGTGACCATTACTTGCGGAAACTGCAACAATATGTGGCCTGTGAATGTGGACGTTACTACTGCTTTGCATCTATCTCATACTGGTTCAACTTCCAGTTTTCAAGATTCATCTTCTTCTCATCACCAG CATGGAGGCAACCTCATTATGCCAAATTACATGAGGCCGATGACCATCGTGCCATACCCACCTTCCATCACCAATGCACAAGAGATCAACGATTCTT cTCCGGAGAAGAGGAAACGCATTCCAACTTTACATAACCAGTTTATAAAGTAA